One segment of Ipomoea triloba cultivar NCNSP0323 chromosome 12, ASM357664v1 DNA contains the following:
- the LOC115999442 gene encoding uncharacterized protein LOC115999442 — protein MAPSGRRAEPRGTPTEELLAQNLQQLTQLTQTLGNALLNNQRGGPDVAKIIAGHRPPFFTGKEDPLVLEDWIRTFDKMFEAVECPEERRVEIATFYFQQEADNWWSMMGPMYQQQGEFQWTDLKARMRDHFYPEHVKSAKYEEFLHLRQGTTSVQDYYAKYLELARFAPTLAPDEPSKARKFVNGLNFETQKAVCVFECQTLGEAYNRAAKHYRVQQMQKEVREKGKRKFEGSSRGGEKNSKMSQGEVIRDYQRSGIPRPRRDFPTQSTGMTSRGWMKERHFYCKRCGKDHPGVDCIGMPVECFNCGKKGHRSFECQTSRREGSFRPSQSQEKTQQSGIQVKARNGVNMANSNIESTSKAPTSRSGPQQGRIFVMSKTQADVSDVVAGTVLLRDIPAYVLFDSGASHSFISSRFVEKLKLVPSSQVQFKVNLASGKVVTCSNVFENIPINIEGESFPCTLIQFGLDDFDIILGMDWLGKYRAKIFCSQQKVVLRNPKGKRVSYKGVASRPEVRLVSLAKMRKYVEKRCEVFLCMVEDLNVDKKGIEQIPVVREFPDIFLEEIPGFPPQREVEFTIDLVPGTTPISKTPYRMAPIELQELKEQLQDLVAEKDISKTAFRTRYGHYEFTVMPFGLTNAPAVFMDLMNRVFRPYLDEFVIVFIDDILVYSRNPKEHEDHLRIVLQTLRENQLYAKLSKCDFWKDSVAFLGHIVTKEGISVDPAKIQAVMNWPTHTTVTEVRSFMGLAGYYRRFVPNFSRIAQPITNLMRKTIVFRWEESCEKAFQELKEKLTTAPVLILPSGTEGFEIYSDASKKGLGCVLMQNGRVVAYASRQLKKHEVNYPTHDLELAAVVFALKIWRHYLYGVQCKIFTDHKSLKYIFTQKELNMRQRRWLEFIKDYDLVIQYHEGKANVVADALSRKTSHTLNTIWVLPYDLCKEFQRLNLEVREQGGTKAEIELYHMRIIPNMFEEKKKEQLKDQELNKVKTELVDGKKGPFVLYNDGSLRYNGRWCIPKACIEIKQQILEE, from the exons GGCCAGATGTGGCTAAGATCATAGCTGGGCATCGTCCGCCATTCTTCACTGGTAAGGAAGATCCACTAGTGTTAGAAGATTGGATAAGGACTTTCGACAAAATGTTTGAGGCTGTAGAATGTCCTGAAGAAAGGAGGGTGGAGATAGCTACATTCTATTTCCAGCAAGAAGCTGACAACTGGTGGAGTATGATgggacccatgtatcaacaacaAGGAGAATTTCAATGGACTGACCTTAAAGCTCGAATGCGGGATCATTTTTATCCCGAGCATGTTAAGTCCGCTAAGTACGAGGAATTTCTACATCTACGTCAAGGGACGACATCTGTTCAGGACTACTATGCTAAGTATCTTGAGCTGGCACGATTTGCCCCTACCTTAGCCCCGGATGAGCCAAGCAAGGCTAGGAAGTTTGTAAATGGATTAAATTTTGAGACTCAAAAAGCTGTTTGTGTGTTTGAGTGTCAGACTCTTGGAGAGGCTTATAACCGGGCTGCCAAACATTATCGAGTCCAGCAGATGCAGAAGGAGGTTCGTGAGAAGGGTAAGAGGAAATTTGAAGGTAGTAGCAGAGGGGGAGAGAAGAACTCTAAGATGAGTCAAGGAGAGGTTATTCGGGATTACCAAAGAAGTGGGATTCCCAGACCTAGGAGGGATTTCCCAACTCAAAGCACGGGGATGACTAGTAGAGGATGGATGAAGGAGAGGCATTTCTACTGTAAAAGATGTGGGAAGGATCATCCCGGTGTCGATTGCATAGGGATGCCGGTAGAGTGCTTCAATTGTGGGAAGAAGGGCCATCGCTCATTTGAATGTCAAACTAGCAGGAGGGAAGGGTCATTCCGTCCTAGCCAGAGTCAAGAAAAGACCCAACAATCTGGAATACAAGTGAAGGCTAGGAATGGAGTGAACATGGCAAATAGCAACATTGAGAGCACAAGCAAGGCACCAACTAGCAGGAGTGGACCCCAGCAAGGGAGGATCTTTGTGATGAGTAAAACTCAGGCGGATGTGAGCGATGTGGTGGCAGGTACTGTTCTGCTTCGTGATATACCTGCTTATGTATTATTTGACTCTGGAGcatctcattcttttatatccTCAAGGTTTGTAGAGAAATTAAAGTTAGTACCTAGTTCCcaagtacaatttaaagtgaACCTTGCATCGGGGAAGGTGGTGACCTGTAGTAATGTTTTTGAGAATATACCTATAAATATAGAAGGGGAAAGTTTCCCTTGTACCTTAATACAGTTTGGGTTAGACGACTTTGATATAATATTAGGGATGGATTGGTTAGGAAAATATAGGGCTAAGATCTTTTGTAGTCAACAAAAAGTGGTACTGAGGAACCCAAAAGGAAAACGTGTGTCCTATAAGGGAGTTGCAAGTCGGCCCGAGGTGAGATTGGTATCTTTGGCCAAGATGAGAAAGTATGTGGAAAAAAGGTGTGAAGTATTTTTGTGCATGGTGGAAGATTTGAATGTGGATAAGAAGGGAATTGAGCAAATCCCTGTCGTAAGGGAGTTTCCTGACATATTCCTCGAAGAGATTCCAGGCTTCCCTCCACAACGGGAAGTAGAGttcaccattgatctagtaCCGGGCACTACTCCTATTTCAAAGACCCCATACCGAATGGCCCCAATAGAATTACAAGAATTGAAGGAGCAGCTTCAAGACTT AGTGGCTGAGAAAGATATATCTAAGACAGCCTTTCGGACAAGGTACGGCCACTATGAATTTACGGTGATGCCGTTTGGGTTAACAAACGCACCAGCAGTATTCATGGATCTCATGAATAGGGTGTTTAGACCTTACTTGGATGAGtttgtcattgtattcatcgatgacattttagtctactCCCGGAATCCGAAAGAACATGAGGATCATCTTCGGATCGTGTTgcaaacactaagggaaaatcaattatatgccAAGTTGTCTAAGTGTGATTTTTGGAAGGATAGTGTGGCATTTCTAGGCCATATCGTGACTAAGGAAGGAATCTCGGTGGATCCAGCCAAAATTCAAGCTGTGATGAATTGGCCTACTCATACGACAGTTACTGAGGTCCGAAGTTTTATGGGATTAGCAGGGTATTATCGAAGGTTTGTGCCAAATTTTTCTCGAATAGCCCAACCTATCACAAATCTCATGAGGAAGACTATTGTATTCCGTTGGGAAGAAAGTTGTGAGAAAGCTTTCCAGGAGTTAAAGGAAAAGTTAACCACTGCTCCTGTATTGATTCTACCATCAGGAACTGAGggatttgaaatatatagtgaTGCATCAAAGAAAGGTCTTGGGTGTGTACTAATGCAAAATGGGAGAGTGGTGGCATACGCATCAAGACAACTAAAGAAACATGAGGTGAATTATCCCACCCATGACTTGGAATTAGCGGCAGTTGTGTTTGCTTTAAAGATTTGGAGgcattatctttatggagtgCAGTGTAAGATCTTCACGGACCATAAGAGCTTAAAGTATATCTTTACTCAAAAAGAATTAAACATGAGGCAGAGGAGGTGGTTGGAATTCATTAAGGACTATGACTTGGTAATCCAGTATCATGAAGGAAAGGCAAATGTagtagcagatgctttgagtAGGAAGACGAGTCATACTCTTAATACTATTTGGGTACTACCATATGACTTATGCAAGGAATTTCAAAGACTAAATTTGGAGGTAAGAGAGCAAGGTGGGACCAAAGCTGAAATTGAGTTATACCACATGAGAATTATTCCCAACATgtttgaagaaaaaaagaaagaacaactTAAGGATCAAGAGTTGAACAAAGTAAAGACTGAATTGGTTGATGGAAAGAAAGGACCATTTGTACTATACAATGACGGAAGCCTGCGCTATAATGGTCGATGGTGTATTCCAAAGGCATGTATAGAGATCAAGCAGCAAATTTTAGAAGAATGA